A section of the Streptomyces xinghaiensis S187 genome encodes:
- a CDS encoding DUF6507 family protein, which translates to MSGWDIDVSGVQGVLSKTGEVAGKLETQASSYSDHMESAASSAGTIAGGGEAPEMGLVGAALAEFAMKTQDDLMFVGARAGKSMTGAVDAVKAYNQGDLDMAAAAQREALKAPDLAALKAQAQNNAGGNGSHGQQVPM; encoded by the coding sequence GTGTCGGGCTGGGATATCGACGTGAGCGGTGTCCAGGGGGTTCTCTCCAAGACGGGTGAGGTGGCGGGGAAGCTGGAGACGCAGGCTTCTTCGTACTCGGATCACATGGAGAGTGCGGCGTCGTCGGCGGGGACGATTGCGGGCGGTGGTGAGGCTCCGGAGATGGGTCTGGTGGGGGCGGCGCTGGCGGAGTTCGCGATGAAGACGCAGGACGATCTGATGTTCGTCGGGGCGCGTGCGGGCAAGTCGATGACGGGTGCGGTGGACGCCGTGAAGGCGTACAACCAGGGTGACCTGGACATGGCCGCGGCCGCGCAGCGCGAGGCTCTCAAGGCTCCGGATCTGGCGGCATTGAAGGCCCAGGCGCAGAACAACGCCGGCGGCAACGGCAGTCACGGCCAGCAGGTGCCGATGTGA